A window of the Camelus ferus isolate YT-003-E chromosome 22, BCGSAC_Cfer_1.0, whole genome shotgun sequence genome harbors these coding sequences:
- the LPAR2 gene encoding lysophosphatidic acid receptor 2 isoform X1 → MREGKMVTMGQCYYNETIGFFYNNSGKELSSHWRPKDVVVVTLGLTVSVLVLLTNLLIIAAIASNRRFHQPIYYLLGNLAAADLFAGVAYLFLMFHTGPRTARLSLEGWFLRQGLLDTSLTASVATLLAIAVERHRSVMAVQLHSRLPRGRVIMLIVGVWVAALGLGLLPAHSWHCLCALDRCSRMAPLLSRSYLAVWALSSLLVFLLMVAVYTRIFFYVRRRVQRMAEHVSCHPRYRETTLSLVKTVVIILGAFVVCWTPGQVVLLLDGLGCKSCNVLAVEKYFLLLAEANSLVNAVVYSCRDAEMRRTFRRLLCCLCLRRSTHESAHYTPSTRTGTSTRIMLSENGHPLMDSTL, encoded by the exons atgagggaggggaag ATGGTCACCATGGGCCAGTGCTACTACAACGAGACCATCGGCTTTTTCTACAACAACAGTGGCAAGGAGCTGAGCTCCCACTGGCGGCCCAAGGATGTGGTTGTGGTGACACTGGGGCTGACTGTCAGCGTGCTGGTGCTACTGACTAACCTGCTGATCATCGCAGCCATCGCCTCCAACCGCCGCTTCCACCAGCCCATTTACTACCTGCTCGGCAACCTGGCCGCAGCTGACCTCTTTGCTGGTGTAGCCTACCTCTTCCTCATGTTCCACACGGGCCCGCGCACAGCCCGGCTCTCACTGGAGGGCTGGTTCTTGCGACAGGGCCTGTTGGACACAAGCCTAACGGCATCCGTAGCCACGCTGCTGGCCATTGCCGTGGAACGGCACCGCAGCGTGATGGCCGTGCAGCTGCACAGCCGCCTGCCCCGAGGCCGGGTCATCATGCTCATCGTGGGCGTGTGGGTGGCGGcactgggcctggggctgctgcctGCCCACTCCTGGCACTGCCTCTGCGCCCTGGACCGCTGCTCACGCATGGCCCCCCTACTCAGCCGCTCCTACCTGGCCGTTTGGGCCCTGTCCAGCCTGCTCGTCTTCCTGCTCATGGTGGCCGTCTACACCCGCATTTTCTTCTATGTAAGACGGCGGGTTCAGCGCATGGCAGAGCATGTCAGCTGCCACCCCCGCTACCGTGAAACCACGCTCAGCCTGGTCAAGACTGTTGTCATCATCCTGG GGGCGTTTGTGGTCTGCTGGACGCCGGGCCAGGTGGTGCTCCTTCTGGATGGTCTGGGCTGCAAGTCCTGCAATGTCCTGGCTGTGGAGAAGTATTTCCTACTCTTGGCTGAGGCCAACTCACTGGTCAACGCCGTGGTATACTCATGCCGAGATGCTGAGATGCGCCGCACCTTCCGCCGCCTCCTCTGCTGTCTGTGCCTCCGCCGATCCACCCACGAGTCTGCTCACTATACACCCTCCACCCGGACAGGCACCAGCACTCGCATCATGCTTTCCGAGAATGGCCATCCCCTGATGGACTCCACCCTTTAA
- the LPAR2 gene encoding lysophosphatidic acid receptor 2 isoform X2: protein MVTMGQCYYNETIGFFYNNSGKELSSHWRPKDVVVVTLGLTVSVLVLLTNLLIIAAIASNRRFHQPIYYLLGNLAAADLFAGVAYLFLMFHTGPRTARLSLEGWFLRQGLLDTSLTASVATLLAIAVERHRSVMAVQLHSRLPRGRVIMLIVGVWVAALGLGLLPAHSWHCLCALDRCSRMAPLLSRSYLAVWALSSLLVFLLMVAVYTRIFFYVRRRVQRMAEHVSCHPRYRETTLSLVKTVVIILGAFVVCWTPGQVVLLLDGLGCKSCNVLAVEKYFLLLAEANSLVNAVVYSCRDAEMRRTFRRLLCCLCLRRSTHESAHYTPSTRTGTSTRIMLSENGHPLMDSTL, encoded by the exons ATGGTCACCATGGGCCAGTGCTACTACAACGAGACCATCGGCTTTTTCTACAACAACAGTGGCAAGGAGCTGAGCTCCCACTGGCGGCCCAAGGATGTGGTTGTGGTGACACTGGGGCTGACTGTCAGCGTGCTGGTGCTACTGACTAACCTGCTGATCATCGCAGCCATCGCCTCCAACCGCCGCTTCCACCAGCCCATTTACTACCTGCTCGGCAACCTGGCCGCAGCTGACCTCTTTGCTGGTGTAGCCTACCTCTTCCTCATGTTCCACACGGGCCCGCGCACAGCCCGGCTCTCACTGGAGGGCTGGTTCTTGCGACAGGGCCTGTTGGACACAAGCCTAACGGCATCCGTAGCCACGCTGCTGGCCATTGCCGTGGAACGGCACCGCAGCGTGATGGCCGTGCAGCTGCACAGCCGCCTGCCCCGAGGCCGGGTCATCATGCTCATCGTGGGCGTGTGGGTGGCGGcactgggcctggggctgctgcctGCCCACTCCTGGCACTGCCTCTGCGCCCTGGACCGCTGCTCACGCATGGCCCCCCTACTCAGCCGCTCCTACCTGGCCGTTTGGGCCCTGTCCAGCCTGCTCGTCTTCCTGCTCATGGTGGCCGTCTACACCCGCATTTTCTTCTATGTAAGACGGCGGGTTCAGCGCATGGCAGAGCATGTCAGCTGCCACCCCCGCTACCGTGAAACCACGCTCAGCCTGGTCAAGACTGTTGTCATCATCCTGG GGGCGTTTGTGGTCTGCTGGACGCCGGGCCAGGTGGTGCTCCTTCTGGATGGTCTGGGCTGCAAGTCCTGCAATGTCCTGGCTGTGGAGAAGTATTTCCTACTCTTGGCTGAGGCCAACTCACTGGTCAACGCCGTGGTATACTCATGCCGAGATGCTGAGATGCGCCGCACCTTCCGCCGCCTCCTCTGCTGTCTGTGCCTCCGCCGATCCACCCACGAGTCTGCTCACTATACACCCTCCACCCGGACAGGCACCAGCACTCGCATCATGCTTTCCGAGAATGGCCATCCCCTGATGGACTCCACCCTTTAA